From the Oceanotoga teriensis genome, one window contains:
- a CDS encoding ABC transporter ATP-binding protein: MIFIINISNLCKRYGDNVVLNDISLNVDKGKMIGILGYSGCGKSTILKIISNLESKDSGNLINNSINMGFVFQEPRLLNWINVFENVEIVIRDKVKSKSLRKEMVDIVLDKVELLKYKNFMPKELSGGMRQRVSIARALVINPDLLLMDEPFSGLDFRLRLDFIDLINSIFSSENITGIFVTHDSREAFLLCDEIYIFGRDHNFSKKIVLDENKFDRKLDSSSFLKFDGEVHSSYKFRKRWCKKNFLEV, from the coding sequence GTGATTTTTATTATTAATATATCGAATCTTTGTAAGAGATATGGGGATAATGTAGTTTTAAATGATATTTCTTTGAATGTTGATAAAGGAAAGATGATTGGTATATTAGGATATAGTGGATGTGGTAAGTCTACTATTTTAAAGATAATAAGTAATCTTGAGAGTAAGGATTCTGGAAATTTAATAAATAATAGCATTAATATGGGTTTTGTTTTTCAAGAACCCAGACTTCTTAATTGGATTAATGTTTTTGAAAATGTAGAGATTGTTATAAGGGATAAGGTGAAAAGTAAGTCTTTGAGAAAAGAAATGGTTGATATTGTGTTGGATAAGGTTGAACTTTTGAAGTATAAAAATTTTATGCCCAAAGAGTTAAGTGGTGGTATGAGACAAAGAGTTTCTATAGCTAGGGCACTTGTTATTAATCCAGATCTTTTGCTGATGGATGAACCTTTTTCTGGTTTGGATTTTAGATTGAGACTTGATTTTATAGATCTTATAAATTCTATATTTTCTTCTGAAAATATTACGGGAATATTTGTTACCCATGATTCAAGAGAAGCTTTTTTATTATGTGATGAAATTTATATTTTTGGTAGAGACCATAATTTTTCTAAGAAGATTGTTTTAGATGAAAATAAATTCGATAGAAAATTAGATTCGTCATCTTTTTTAAAGTTTGATGGTGAAGTTCATTCATCTTATAAGTTTAGAAAGAGATGGTGTAAAAAGAATTTTTTAGAAGTTTAA
- a CDS encoding Fic/DOC family protein, translating into MKDYSIKDQIYCYENTLILKNKLNIKNKEELEIVETKITSFKIAELQKREFKEYNLNFLFFKNLHKFIFEDLFEWAGKIRIIDISKDSFKFAHHIYIEKEASKLFNQLKKENYLKNIKKEDLIKKISHYITEINVLHPFREGNGRTIREYFRILLQNLDYKINFNIKNKQKYIEAMIESPYDQKNLIKFLKENIKKLEEK; encoded by the coding sequence ATGAAAGACTATAGTATAAAAGATCAAATATATTGTTATGAAAATACATTAATACTAAAAAATAAATTAAATATAAAAAACAAAGAAGAATTAGAAATAGTAGAAACAAAAATTACTTCTTTTAAAATTGCAGAACTTCAAAAAAGAGAGTTTAAAGAATACAACTTAAACTTTCTTTTTTTTAAAAATCTGCACAAATTTATCTTTGAAGACCTATTTGAATGGGCTGGAAAAATAAGAATTATAGACATATCAAAAGATTCTTTCAAATTTGCACATCATATATACATAGAAAAAGAGGCCTCAAAATTATTCAATCAATTAAAAAAAGAAAATTATCTAAAAAACATAAAAAAAGAAGACTTAATAAAAAAAATATCTCATTATATTACAGAAATAAATGTATTACACCCATTCAGAGAAGGAAATGGAAGGACTATAAGAGAATACTTCAGAATATTACTTCAAAACTTAGATTATAAAATAAACTTCAATATAAAAAACAAACAAAAATATATAGAAGCCATGATAGAATCTCCTTATGATCAAAAAAATCTAATTAAATTTTTAAAAGAAAACATAAAAAAATTGGAGGAAAAATGA
- the rfbB gene encoding dTDP-glucose 4,6-dehydratase, protein MKILITGVAGFIGSNYLKHHLKNNPKDLIIGIDKLTYAGNLKNIENESKNNNFIFIKEDICNQNSIQEIIEKYDIEKIINFAAESHVDNSIESPQIFTKTNVLGTQILLDSAKKIWYDSKKNTWKTNTKFIQISTDEVYGSLELNEKPFTENNLIDPHSPYSASKAAADMIVKSYYDTYKMPINITRCSNNFGPNQHEEKLIPKVIKNAINKKPIPVYGDGKQIRDWLYVEDHCKAIEMVLKNAKSGQIYNIGDQTEKTNIELIKTIINYLNKKDSNIDTDLIQYVKDRPGHDKRYAINSNKIKKDLNWQSSKNFDKNLYKTIDSYIKQYNI, encoded by the coding sequence ATGAAAATACTAATCACAGGTGTTGCTGGATTCATTGGAAGCAATTATTTAAAACATCATCTAAAAAACAATCCAAAAGACTTAATAATAGGTATAGATAAATTAACCTATGCTGGAAATCTAAAAAATATCGAAAATGAATCAAAAAACAACAATTTTATATTCATAAAAGAAGACATATGCAATCAAAATTCAATACAAGAAATAATAGAAAAATATGATATAGAAAAAATAATAAACTTCGCTGCAGAATCCCACGTAGATAACTCTATCGAATCTCCACAAATTTTCACAAAAACAAATGTATTAGGAACTCAAATATTATTAGATTCTGCAAAAAAAATATGGTATGATTCAAAAAAAAATACATGGAAAACAAACACAAAGTTTATACAAATATCAACTGATGAAGTATATGGTTCTTTAGAATTAAATGAAAAACCCTTTACAGAAAATAATCTAATAGATCCTCATAGCCCATATTCTGCAAGTAAAGCTGCTGCAGACATGATTGTAAAATCATATTATGACACATATAAAATGCCAATAAATATAACAAGATGTTCAAACAACTTTGGTCCGAATCAACATGAAGAAAAACTAATACCAAAAGTAATAAAAAATGCCATAAACAAAAAACCAATTCCTGTATATGGAGATGGAAAACAAATAAGAGATTGGTTATATGTAGAAGACCATTGCAAAGCAATAGAAATGGTATTAAAAAATGCTAAATCTGGTCAAATATATAATATTGGAGATCAAACAGAAAAAACTAATATAGAATTAATAAAAACAATAATAAACTACTTAAACAAAAAAGATTCAAATATAGATACAGATTTAATACAATATGTAAAAGATAGACCTGGACATGATAAAAGATATGCCATAAATTCAAATAAAATAAAAAAAGATTTAAATTGGCAAAGTAGTAAAAATTTCGATAAAAATCTCTACAAAACAATAGATAGCTATATAAAACAATACAATATTTAA